ATACTATCAAAAGATATCCTGAATAATAGTGATGGCTACTTTATGGGATTCGATGTAATCTCTTATTGTCCTATCGATTTAAAAGGTATTGACGAGTCAATGCTTACCAATGATGAAAAGAAATGGCTAAACAACTATCACCAAGAAGTATATGATAAGCTATCTCCTTACCTAAAAGAAGAGGAATGCTTATGGCTGAAAACACAAACAAAAAGCATATAATCTTTTGGTAGTATTACCAACATATACTTGTAGAATTTAAAATATTATTCATTTATAATAAGCCTATCTTAATAATTGGGGAGGAATTATAAATGAAAAAAATCAAAAAAATAATTCTTATAACAGTTTTTTCTTTCATTCTTATTAATACTGTAGCATATGCAGCAAACTTTGATTTATACGGAAGTATTTTGAACTCAATTGAAGCTATCAAAGATGCAGTATTGAAGAAAGATTCAGGTTTAGGAAGAAACACAAATGATGCTATAAAAAGATTAGACAATTATATTAAAGAGTATAATACAGATCTTAAAAGCGACTTGGAATCTTACAAACAAGCAAAATCTGAAGATGCTAAAAAAGTTGTAAATTCAAAAGTTGATGAAGCCATCAAAAAATTAGACAAAGAAAAATCTAAACTAATATCTGATTATCAAAAGGAAATTGATAAACAAATAGATTCTGAACTTGAAAGAGAACTTGATAGATTACAAAAACATTATTCCATAGACTAAAGCCCTAGGCTTTAGTCTTGTTTTTTATTTCATCAATCTACCTACATTAAATTAAAGGTGAAAAAGTTGGATTACTTATTTATAAGAGTTAATACATTTTCATAAATTGGCATCGCAGATTGTGCTCCCATACCTGTTGTCGCAAGTCCTCCAACAGCGTTCGCAATCTCAACACATTTATCTAAATCGTATCCTTTACTTAATGCGAATGCAAATCCTGCATTAAAAGAATCCCCAGCCGCAGTTGTATCGATAGCATCTACTTTATAACCTTCTACATGGATAATATCATTCTCGTCAATTATATAAGCTCCATTTTTACCTGCCTTGTGAATTACTTTTCCAACACCACTATCTAATAATATAGAAACTGCCTGTCTCAAATCATCCTGTGAATTAATCTTTGTCCCTGTAACTATTTCAAGTTCCGTTTCATTAGGTGTTAGATAATCTGTACACTCCAACAACTCTTTTGGTAATTTAACTGCTGGTGCAGGATCTACAATAACAACTTTATCATGCTCTTTTAATTTTTTTGCAGCATATACTACGGTTGACATAGGTATCTCTAACTGAAATAAGAATATGTCATATTCAAGAAGAGTTTTCATATTGTTATCTATATATTCCTTATCAACTTCGTTATTTGCACCTGGTATAATGATAATTTTATTTTCGCTGGATTCCTCTACTTCAATTATCGCTGTTCCAGTAGAAACATTTTCTTCATTTTGTATATACTTGTATTCCACATTACTGTTTTTCAGATTTTCAATATATTCTTTACCGTACATGTCATTACCTATCTTACCAAACATAGCTACTGTAGCTCCTAACTTTCCAGCTGCAACTGCCTGATTACCACCTTTACCTCCGCAATATAGATTAAAATCATTTCCTAAAACAGTTTCTCCTGATTTAGGGAAATTTTTAACAGTGGTTACTAAATCCATATTAATACTACCGATTACACATATTTTTTTCATATTACTCCTCCATATTAATAAATTTAATAGTAATCAATTTCTATACATAATATATTAATTTACTATATAAATAAAGAATTGTATAGTAAATAATTGTCATTTTTAAGTAAAATCAATAAATACATATATTTAACACCCAACTAATAATATGATTACCTAGTTGATATACTATATGTATATATTTATAATATTAATTAAAAAGTAACTCCAGCTACTAAAATAATATTGGCAAAAGATATAATTTCACCAGTCCTTATGATTGCTTCACAATCCCCTGATAGTTTCTTAAAATCATTATGTGAAATATATTCTACAGGAATATTGTCAAATCTTTCCAAAATTTTCTCTAATAACTCCGGACTCCTAGATTTGATTTCTTCTGCTAAAATCACTTTCTCTACACATAACTCTTCTAATACAGAGTCAAGTCCTTGTAAAAATGTTGGTATCTTATTAGTTAAGGCTATATCAATTTTTCTTGTTGTCCTAGGTACCGGAAATCCAGAGTCAGATATGCATAACATTTGAGTATGTCCGATTTTTGAAATTTCGTAACTGATTTCACTGTTGATCAATTTTGTTTTTTTCATTATTACTCAATCCTTTATATAAGTTCATATGATTAGTCTATTTAAAAGTTCTTTTTACTAATTCTATAAATTGTTGTAGATGTTTTGGTGTATTATCACAAGTTCTAATGTCCTTTAATATTATTTCAACATTACAATCTTTTGTAATTTGTGCAGTTTCTTTTAACATTCTAGTCATCTCTGGTTCGTTAATGCCAGTACATACTTTTGCTGGGTTCGGTTTCCATGAATATATTGCTCTATTTTTAATGTTTTCAGCAGCTATCCTTACATCTGACCAAGGACTGACACTTAATCTTCTGATATTAGGCAACTCTCTAAAAATCAAATCAAATTTTGTATCAAGTGGCTCACAGCATCCATAACATGCTAAACCAAATTTTGATAATCCTCTTATTTGATATTTAAGAGCAAATTTTTCGTACATATCATTAGAAACATTACTGAATTCTTGAGAATCAGCAAATCCCCACATATCACTGAGCATTACTTTATTATTGTCTTTAACTGGTACATTACTATATCCTAATCCACCAGAACCTGTATAAATGTTGGATTTATTATCAAACAACATATTATTCTTTTCTAGCTTCTCTAGCAATCTTACCTTACTATCTGACATATGTCCTATAATACTTTCTATTAAATCAGCATGGTCATAAAGGTCAAACATTAATTCTTCCAAACCCTTCAGATGTACTAATTCTATTAAAAGACTCTGAACTAATACCGTGTATGGAATATTGAATTCTATATCAATGGTATTATCTATTGCTTCTTCATATTTATCTTTCAGCCTTGTATACTCAATTATATCTGGAATAAAATCAACTTCATGATTCAGAAGAGCCTCAACATTAGCTTCATCTTTAAGGTAGTTGTTAAGATGATATGCATCTTTGGAGATACCATAGGAATCAATATTGATTCCCCAAGCTGTCTTTTGATTAGAATCACCATACATAAAACCTGTGTATTCTCCCGGCATATCAAATCTTACAACTGGTTCAAAAGCAAAATCATCCTCAAAATGATGAAAATGATAAATATATCTTCTTAATCTTACTTCTAATTCTCTTAAATCCTTATCTTCAGTTTGCAATGTTTCATTAGGCACTAATTCTACCCAACCGCCGTCATCATCAGGACAAATCCATAATAATGGTTCAGTATTACCTTTTAAATCATTATGATCCGCCCATTTCTGAGCTTTTAGTCTGTTTTTAGGTAAGCTTGATATTTCTTTCAGTTGTTTTGCTAATTCTCTTATGACTTTAACTTGTTCTTTATAATCCATTTCATCACCCTATTTAATTATTTTAGTGTATTGCATATTATAGTAACTTAATAGGTATATTTCTTAGCTTCATTTGCAAATTTTTTCAATCTATCCACAGGTGTTTCAAAGAAATGATCACTTGTCGACAATATATATCCACCATCTTGTCCATATATGTTAAATAATCTCTGTACTTCATTTTCAATAGCAGTATCATTTCCGTTCTCTAATATATTCAATTGATCCATTCCACCAATTAATGCCAGATCATTATGAAGAGTATTATATAGTTGTATGCCATCTTGGTCAGTACCTATATCACCACCCATACCTGTTGGAGATAAAGTTTCTGATACATCACAATGATTAATTTTTATAAGATCTAATATTTTCATCATTCCACCACAAGTATGATATACTACAGGATAATTAAGTGTATGAAGTGCATCATGTATTTTTATGTCATAAGGTGTACAGAATTCTTCATGTAAACTAGGAGAAATAACAGTATTAGAAGATGCTCCACCACCTGTTTCTATTAAATCAAAAGACAGACCTTTTAGATTCTGTTCTATATATTTTAGTTTCTGTTCTAACAGAATATCCAAGAATTCATGAACCCATGTAGGATTATCAAATGTTGCCATAATAAGTTTTTCTACTCCAAATAACTCACAAGCATCTTGCCAACATCCTCCTTGTTTACCCATAAGAAAGGTCCTTAGTATTCCATCATCACCTAATTGGTCATAGACTTTTTTCACTTTGTCTCTTCTTAATTTTGGTATGGGCTGATATTTTTTCAGAAGGTAAATATCCTCTTCTTTTTTAACGATGGGATCTACAACCCATGTGGTCATAGCATTAGTTCCTTCAGAAGTAGTAAGTATACCCTCTGGAGTATTGATCTTATAGTGTTTCACATAATAATTTTCTTTGTACTCCATAGTTGTAGTAACTTGCCATTTTTTTGATATAGGTTCTTCAACTTCAAAAAAAGTAATTGATGCATCTAAACCACATAATTTATTAGCCTCAATATCACTAATATCATTCATATATTTCTTTAAATGATAAGGCTGCCATTGATGTATAGTAACTGGTAATCTATCAGGTTTTTCTCTTTTAATAGCCAACATTAATCTTTCTTTTGAAGTCATATGTTTTACCTCCACTTACAAATATAGTTTATAATCATCTGGTATCTGGGCTTGATTATTTCTAATAAATACAGGCATATATTCAAGCTCAGCACATATTGTAATCCATTTGTTTCCTTCATATTGTGTACCTCTTAGAACATCCTGCCATTTGCCCTCTGGTAAATAGATTTTTCTTACCGCATTATCTCCACCAAAAACAGGGGCAACCATTATATCATTACCAAAGTAGTATTGGTCGTAAATGTTATATACTGTAGGGTCATCCTCATGTTCTAATACTAATGGTCTGATAAATGGAACTCCTTCTTTAACACATTCTTCGGCTGTTTCGTGAATATAAGGCATTAATCTATAACGAAGTTTTATAAATTCAGAGACAATATTATTAGCTCTATCACTATATGCCCAAGGCTGCCTTGTTGATGTTCCATGTAATCTACTGTGGGAACAGAATAGTCCAAACTGAGCCCATCTAACAAAAACTTCATCTTCTACTTTACCATAGAAACCACCAATATCATTACTCCAAAATGGTACACCTGATACACCTATTGAAAGTCCTGACCTTAATGTAGAACTCATTCCTTCATAAGATGATCTTGGGTCACCTGACCAACATACTGGATACTTTTGCATTCCTGTAAAACCGCTTCTTCCCCAAACTAAAGCACTAGATTTTCCTTTTACTTTTTTTGTAGTTTCATATACTGCTTTGTTATATAATAAAGCATATAAATTTCGTATTTCTTCGCCTGTTCTACCGTTATAAAATACTGAATCATAAGGTATATTTTCACCGAAATCAGTTTTTAGTACATCTACTCCTTCTTCCAATAAAGAAGCGACCTTACCTTGAAACCAAGTTATCGCATTAGGATTAGTAAAATCAACCATTGCACATAATGATAATAAACCGTGCCATAAATCAGCTGTATAAGGATTACCATCTTTATCTTTAATGAAGTACCCTAACTCTTTACCTGCTTTATACATATCAGTCTTTATAGTTACATATGGATTAATCCATAAACATATCTTGTAACCTTCTTTTTTTAGATTCTGTAACATTTCTTTGCGATTCGGATACATTTCGTTATCCCATACAAAATCACACCATTTATCTTCTCTTAGCCAATAACAATCAAAATGGAATACGTCACAAGGAACCTTTGTATCTCTAAAATGTTTTGCATCTTTTTCCACTAATTCTTGAGATGAATCTTTGAAACCTGTTGAATACCATAAACCGAATGACCATTTTGGAGGTAACGTAGCAGGACCAGTCAAATTCATAAATTTGCTGGTAATCTCTTTTAGTGATTCTCCTAGAATAATAAAATATTCAACATCTTTATTAGGCACATGAGCACTAATTGTTGAAGTAGATTCAGAACCTACATTGAATTCACTCATAAGATGAGAATTTACATACATACCATATTTATATGTACTAACGTAGAATGGAATATTCTTATACGCAGTTTCGTCTCTACATCCTAGAGTATCAAAATTTCTAATTAATACTTTTTGACCTCTCTTGTCAAAATCAGTAAATTTTTCTCCGAAACCATATATATGCTCATCTTGTCTTAGTTTCAAACCAATATTACTGCCTAAGACATCTTTATCTTTAGAGAGAGTGTAACCAACTGGGGAAATTCTATCA
The sequence above is a segment of the Vallitalea longa genome. Coding sequences within it:
- the rbsK gene encoding ribokinase gives rise to the protein MKKICVIGSINMDLVTTVKNFPKSGETVLGNDFNLYCGGKGGNQAVAAGKLGATVAMFGKIGNDMYGKEYIENLKNSNVEYKYIQNEENVSTGTAIIEVEESSENKIIIIPGANNEVDKEYIDNNMKTLLEYDIFLFQLEIPMSTVVYAAKKLKEHDKVVIVDPAPAVKLPKELLECTDYLTPNETELEIVTGTKINSQDDLRQAVSILLDSGVGKVIHKAGKNGAYIIDENDIIHVEGYKVDAIDTTAAGDSFNAGFAFALSKGYDLDKCVEIANAVGGLATTGMGAQSAMPIYENVLTLINK
- the rbsD gene encoding D-ribose pyranase encodes the protein MKKTKLINSEISYEISKIGHTQMLCISDSGFPVPRTTRKIDIALTNKIPTFLQGLDSVLEELCVEKVILAEEIKSRSPELLEKILERFDNIPVEYISHNDFKKLSGDCEAIIRTGEIISFANIILVAGVTF
- a CDS encoding uroporphyrinogen decarboxylase family protein — encoded protein: MTSKERLMLAIKREKPDRLPVTIHQWQPYHLKKYMNDISDIEANKLCGLDASITFFEVEEPISKKWQVTTTMEYKENYYVKHYKINTPEGILTTSEGTNAMTTWVVDPIVKKEEDIYLLKKYQPIPKLRRDKVKKVYDQLGDDGILRTFLMGKQGGCWQDACELFGVEKLIMATFDNPTWVHEFLDILLEQKLKYIEQNLKGLSFDLIETGGGASSNTVISPSLHEEFCTPYDIKIHDALHTLNYPVVYHTCGGMMKILDLIKINHCDVSETLSPTGMGGDIGTDQDGIQLYNTLHNDLALIGGMDQLNILENGNDTAIENEVQRLFNIYGQDGGYILSTSDHFFETPVDRLKKFANEAKKYTY
- the yicI gene encoding alpha-xylosidase translates to MIDNNYRYEQHVYPVSLESYTFEKGNLKLNTIDSEDNELIIDINFYINNIIAVRVSSDNEFHIEYDFVNEKYRQLDKKVTVSDKDKSIVVSQGKYTISFNKDPYRMTILEDKVVVLEDSVDDVNPVGDGFDRISPVGYTLSKDKDVLGSNIGLKLRQDEHIYGFGEKFTDFDKRGQKVLIRNFDTLGCRDETAYKNIPFYVSTYKYGMYVNSHLMSEFNVGSESTSTISAHVPNKDVEYFIILGESLKEITSKFMNLTGPATLPPKWSFGLWYSTGFKDSSQELVEKDAKHFRDTKVPCDVFHFDCYWLREDKWCDFVWDNEMYPNRKEMLQNLKKEGYKICLWINPYVTIKTDMYKAGKELGYFIKDKDGNPYTADLWHGLLSLCAMVDFTNPNAITWFQGKVASLLEEGVDVLKTDFGENIPYDSVFYNGRTGEEIRNLYALLYNKAVYETTKKVKGKSSALVWGRSGFTGMQKYPVCWSGDPRSSYEGMSSTLRSGLSIGVSGVPFWSNDIGGFYGKVEDEVFVRWAQFGLFCSHSRLHGTSTRQPWAYSDRANNIVSEFIKLRYRLMPYIHETAEECVKEGVPFIRPLVLEHEDDPTVYNIYDQYYFGNDIMVAPVFGGDNAVRKIYLPEGKWQDVLRGTQYEGNKWITICAELEYMPVFIRNNQAQIPDDYKLYL